In Lycium ferocissimum isolate CSIRO_LF1 chromosome 11, AGI_CSIRO_Lferr_CH_V1, whole genome shotgun sequence, a single genomic region encodes these proteins:
- the LOC132037832 gene encoding conserved oligomeric Golgi complex subunit 4 translates to MAQKGESDEGSNNNNLDSSSSLKFGTAEALSQVRKLTDVGAMTRLLHECIAYQRALDIELDTILSHRSDLDKQLSSLQKSAQVLDIVNADADHLFSNVSSTSLLADQVSAKVRQLDLAQSRVNDTILRIDAIVHRSNCLEGVNKALGSEDYESAANYVSTFLQLDAKYKDSAASDQRDQLLASKKQLEGIVRRKLAAAVDQRDHNTVLRFIRLYPPLALEEEGLQVYVAYLKKVIAMRSRLEYEQLVEMMSDQQGPGQNQLNFVSCLTNLFKDIVLAIEENDETLRSLCGEDGIVYAICELQEECDSRGSTIIKKYMEYRKLAKVTSEINSYKSDLLSVGVEGPDPREIEVYLEEILSLTQLGEDYTGFMISKIRGLSSVDPELGPRATKAFRSGNFSKVVQDITGYYVILEGYFVVENVRKAIKIDELVFDSLTTSMVDDVFYILQSCCRRSISTSNINSVIAVLSSAVSLLGGEYNEALQQKIREPNLGAKLFTGGVAVQKTGTEIATALNNMDVSGEYALKLRHEIEEQCAEVFPAPADRERVKSCLSELNEMSNGFKKALNIGLEQLVATVTPRIRPVLDTVATISYELSESEYADNEVNDPWVQRLLHAVETNVAWLQPLMTANNYDLLVHLVIDFIVKRLEVIMMQKRFSQLGGLQLDRDVRALVSYFSNMTQRTVRDKFARLTQMATILNLEKVSEILDFWGENSGPMTWRLTPAEVRRVLSLRVDFKSEAIAALKL, encoded by the exons ATGGCGCAGAAAGGAGAATCCGATGAaggcagcaacaacaacaacttagATTCATCATCTTCCTTAAAATTCGGTACAGCTGAAGCATTATCTCAAGTCCGTAAACTGACAGATGTAGGAGCAATGACTAGACTTCTCCATGAATGCATTGCTTATCAACGTGCCCTAGATATTGAACTCGACACTATCCTTTCCCATCGCAGTGATCTCGACAAACAGCTTTCTAGCCTTCAAAAATCTGCTCAAGTACTCGACATTGTTAACGCTGATGCTGATCATCTCTTCTCCAATGTCAGCTCCACGTCACTCCTCGCCGATCAG GTAAGCGCCAAAGTCCGCCAGCTCGATCTCGCTCAATCACGTGTTAACGACACGATACTTCGTATAGACGCTATTGTGCATCGTTCTAATTGCCTTGAAGGCGTTAACAAAGCACTCGGTTCCGAGGACTATGAATCTGCTGCCAATTACGTGTCGACTTTCCTTCAACTTGATGCAAAGTACAAGGATTCAGCTGCTTCGGATCAGAGGGATCAGCTCCTTGCCTCGAAAAAACAGCTTGAAGGGATTGTTCGAAGGAAATTGGCTGCAGCAGTGGATCAACGTGACCATAACACGGTTTTGCGTTTCATAAGGTTGTATCCACCGTTGGCATTGGAGGAGGAGGGGCTGCAAGTGTACGTGGCTTATTTGAAGAAGGTTATTGCTATGCGATCGCGCCTTGAGTATGAGCAATTGGTGGAAATGATGAGTGATCAGCAGGGGCCCGGCCAGAACCAGCTTAATTTTGTATCCTGTTTGACTAATTTGTTTAAAGATATCGTCTTGGCTATTGAAGAGAATGATGAAACTTTAAGGAGCTTGTGTGGAGAGGATGGCATTGTTTATGCAATATGTGAGCTTCAAGAAGAGTGTGATTCTCGCGGTTCAACTATTATAAAGAAGTATATGGAGTATAGGAAATTAGCGAAAGTGACTTCTGAGATTAATTCTTACAAGAGTGATTTGCTGTCTGTTGGAGTTGAGGGACCGGACCCAAGGGAGATCGAAGTGTATTTGGAAGAGATCTTGTCTTTGACGCAGTTGGGTGAGGATTACACTGGTTTTATGATATCAAAGATTAGGGGTTTGAGTTCTGTTGATCCCGAATTAGGTCCCCGTGCCACAAAGGCTTTTAGGAGTGGTAATTTCAGTAAAGTTGTGCAAGATATTACTGGTTATTATGTGATCTTGGAAGGATACTTCGTGGTTGAGAATGTGAGAAAAGCTATAAAAATTGATGAACTCGTGTTTGATAGTCTCACTACTTCCATGGTGGACGATGTCTTCTATATTCTGCAGAGCTGTTGTCGAAGGTCCATATCCACTTCAAATATCAACTCTGTGATTGCAGTTTTAAGCAGTGCTGTAAGTCTATTGGGTGGTGAGTACAATGAGGCTTTGCAGCAGAAGATCAGAGAGCCTAATCTTGGAGCAAAGCTGTTCACAGGTGGCGTTGCTGTGCAAAAGACTGGTACAGAGATTGCTACGGCTTTGAATAATATGGATGTGAGTGGTGAGTATGCATTGAAATTACGGCATGAGATTGAAGAACAATGTGCTGAG GTTTTTCCTGCACCAGCGGATAGAGAGAGGGTCAAATCCTGTTTATCTGAATTAAATGAGATGAGCAATGGTTTCAAGAAGGCCTTGAACATTGGGTTGGAACAACTAGTGGCTACTGTGACGCCTCGAATTCGGCCAGTGTTGGATACTGTTGCAACAATCAGCTATGAGCtgtctgaatctgaatatgCTGACAATGAGGTAAATGACCCATGGGTTCAAAGGCTTCTCCATGCTGTAGAGACCAATGTGGCATGGCTTCAACCGTTGATGACTGCTAACAATTATGACTTGCTTGTACATCTGGTCATTGACTTTATTGTTAAGAGGCTTGAGGTTATCATGATGCAAAAGAGATTCAGTCAACTTGGAGGTCTTCAACTTGACAGAGATGTTCGAGCTCTTGTGAGCTACTTCTCCAACATGACCCAGAGGACTGTTAGGGACAAATTTGCTCGTCTAACCCAAATGGCTACAATATTAAACTTGGAGAAGGTCTCTGAGATTCTGGATTTCTGGGGTGAAAACTCAGGACCCATGACCTGGAGACTTACTCCGGCTGAGGTTAGAAGAGTGTTGAGTTTGAGGGTTGACTTTAAATCTGAAGCAATAGCGGCTCTTAAGTTGTAA